The sequence ACTCGGGAGTCCACCAGCCAGGGCCGCCGTACGCGCGGCCGCCACGCCGGTCCCCCGCTTCCCGTCCCGGACCGGCCCTCATCGACCATGACGAGCGCCCGTCCGGGCGGAGCTCCTCCCCCGCGTCGCACGGAGGATCCATCATGATCGACGAGAACATCGTCACCAAGGCCATCGCCACCCGCTTCTTCCACAAGTTCCTCGACAGCGTCGAGCTCGACGTCGCCATCGTCGGCGCCGGGCCGTCCGGCCTCACCTGCGCCTGGCGCCTGGCGGCGCAGGGCTTCAAGGTCGCCGTGTTCGAGCGCAAGCTGTCGCTGGGCGGCGGCATGTGGGGAGGCGGCATGACCTGGAACGAGATCGTGGTCCAGGAAGAGTCGCGCCACGTCCTGGACGAGGCCGGAGTGCCCGTCTTCGAGTTCGCCCCCGGCTACTTCACCGCCGACGCCGTGGCCGCGTCCGTCACCCTGGCCTCCAAGGCCTGCCTGGCGGGCGCCCGCATCTTCAACTGCATGAGCGTCGAGGACGTCTGCATGCGCGGCGAGGGCGAAGACGTCCGCGTCACCGGCATCGTCGTCAACTCCTCGCCCGTGGAGATGGCGGGCCTGCACGTCGATCCCTTGGCCCTGTCCTGCACCTACCTCATCGAGGCCACCGGGCACGCCATGGAGGTCCTGCACACCCTGACCCGCAAGAACGGCGTGCGCCTGAAGACCCCCACCGGCGAGGTCATGGGCGAACGCTCCATGTGGGCCGAC is a genomic window of Desulfovibrio sp. X2 containing:
- a CDS encoding sulfide-dependent adenosine diphosphate thiazole synthase, with the translated sequence MMIDENIVTKAIATRFFHKFLDSVELDVAIVGAGPSGLTCAWRLAAQGFKVAVFERKLSLGGGMWGGGMTWNEIVVQEESRHVLDEAGVPVFEFAPGYFTADAVAASVTLASKACLAGARIFNCMSVEDVCMRGEGEDVRVTGIVVNSSPVEMAGLHVDPLALSCTYLIEATGHAMEVLHTLTRKNGVRLKTPTGEVMGERSMWADTAERTTPENTREVFPGVWVAGMAANACFGGYRMGPVFGGMLLSGEKAAREIAAKLRG